AGAGGTCAGTGGCGCGTAACGGAAAATCAAagctagtttttaaaaaattaataaaaaaaaaaaaaaaacaggctaagAACCAAAGGAATGCGTTTCATTTCTCCCCTCGCCCGCACAGCTGGAAGCGACGGCTgagttacattaaaaaaaaagacctaaagcaataaattaaacgtataaaaacagaaaggagCGTTCTGTGAAAGTGGCTCTTGGCTCCTCGTCCTCCCAGCTGGGATAAAAACACCGGAAGATTTCTCCAAAtaagcagcggcagcagcagcgaaGCGCGTGGAGACGAAGCTTTAGAGAGAAAATGTCCCCCGCTGGACTCAGCGCGCGCCGCCGGACCCGAGCGCCTCCTTCTCGGCGGACACCGACTTGAGCAGCTCCTCCACCCAGCGGACCTCGGAGGCCACCTGCTCGGCCAGCGCCTCGTAGCGGTTCTCCAGCCGCCCGAACTTGCGCTTGAGGTTGTTGGCGGACTGCATGGTGAGCCGGGCGTCCTCCTGGCACTTCTTGCGGTGGCTCTGCGAGCGCTGCAGCTCCTGGCGGATGTGGCTCAGGTCGGAGGAtatgctctggttctcctccttgTACCAGCCCTCCTTCTCCTCGTAGATGGACAGCAGCGCCGCCACGTCCTCCTGGCAGGAGCGCTGGTTgcgctccagctccttcaggcCCTCCTCTGCGGCGGCGATCTCCTCCAGCACCTGGGAGAAGCGCTCGAAGTTGACGTAGGTGTTGTTGGGCGGCATGCTGGAGTGGGACTTGATGGTGTACTCCTTCAGCCGCGTGGTCTTGAGGCGCCGGCGCTCCGTTTTGTGGCCCCTGTCCTCCTGGCGCACGTTTCGCCTTTTGATGACCTGGAGAGGAAAAGGTGCGACGATCAGAAAGGTTTTCCTCAGGCGTCAACTTTCCAAGAGTTCACGAATCATTTCTAAGGTGGAAATTAAAACGCTCATGGAGAATTTATGGCGACAAATCTAAAGCTACAGGCAGTGTTGtaggactcgagtccgagtcattagctaaatttagagactcgtgacttgacttggacttgagcactgatgactcgaacttggactcggactcctacattcagatcattctgactcggaaattgagaaaaagactcgacttttttttatatcattaggctataattttaatatgtcattagaatattatttggtgtatgattttaatatctaattgtcgtaccgcgcacgtgacgtcaccatctcatgagcaacgccccttgccgctaaggttgggcaaacagtgtgagagcgctcgtagcaaccagccgttacacatgcaacagatacaaggatatgaccgacttttcagctgttaaactttcataaaaggatgtccaggcgcccattttactggtagaactgtggaacaacataccaacgttcagctcaaacgatggcttgagtgtcgagggattagaaaaactggaaaacgggccgagttgatagaacagtaagtcaatgtttttctcctgctcggcttTCATGGTGTCATcggacgttttttttctgtttgtagtcaccgtccaggaatcggtataaattttccggcccgccgaacaatttagtccggcccggtggccaaatgcattatcattatccaacggctgtatctcctcgctgcatctgcaccagattttttgtgagtcatgggccagagccgcggcggtggccaataggccggagcggcgcttggctgcgagggccgatcgacgccgcttgcggctttaacatccttcatatgcggcctatcagcgtacctcgagtcgctgttgcacgttccatagcaacaatgtttaaaaaccatggttaggagacgtcttagacttggaagaagcagtcgttttaccaagtaaaaccaagggtaactacagccaaagagtggaggaaaacgcatatttgcACTACCTgtacgtgatatgacgtcacgttaTAAAAATAACTCGTTTGTGGAACGCCATtattactgcttcatgtcatacatcacacgtcacggcatgttcctacaacgaacttggatcaatagtgactcgactcggatttttttttaatgacttggacttgactcggacttgaacactggggacttgaacctggactcggactcgaggcatagtgatttgactacaacactggctaCAGGGATCGCGCTTTAAATATATAGAAACTGGAAATGGAGATGAATAGATACTAAATAAAAACGGACTGAGGGACgactgtttttttccttcctttttatcCAGACTTGGAAAACAGTTCCTGAATTTTCCAGCTTGTGGGCCAACCTTGAGACAAAGCCCCTGAAAACATCCCATAAACACCAGGTGTCTGGTAACAAGCTTGGAAACACTCAGAAGCACTTTGTCCTTTATATGCTGCATTTTCCCTATTGAGGACAAAACTTTAAGGAATTGCAACCTTACAAAacatagaattttttttaaaatgcataaacAAACAGAATTAAACAGGCCATAGATCTAATTTAATGAGAAAAGTGAAATAGTTAAAACACCGACCTTAATCCAGGGATGTTCTAGACTGTCATCGATTGTCATTctcttcctaaaaaaaaaaaaaaacacataaagttAGCATGGCTGTAAAGTTAAAGAAGACGTAGCCTAACTTAAGCAGCATGAATCATCACTTGTTGTTTTACTTTGGGTCTTTGACCAGCAGGCGGCGTATAAAGTCCTTGGCCAGCTCGCTGGTGCTGCTGAAATACTCCTCGTCAAAGTCGTAATTGACAGCAGAAATGTTGGTCAGAGTCTCCTGCTTGGTCTCGCCGAGGAACGGCGACGCTCCGCTCAGCCTGACGTTAAAATAAAGAAACGAACAAACCTCGGCTGTCAGACCTCACGGGAACTGAGAGACGATTCGCACCGGAAGGCGCAACGGCGAGCAGAACTCACAGGATGTATGTGATGACGCCGATGCTCCTGCAGACGAGACGGGGGGGAAAGGTAAATGAAAGGTGTCAGACGGTGAGAAGCAGCTGCAGGTGAGGGgagaggaaaacacaaaaagatttCTCACCACATGTCCGCCTCCAGGCCCAGAGGCTCATAGTTGACTATTTCTGGCGCTGGAAAAAGCCAGAGAGAACGACAGCTTTAATGTGAGCCAGATGTGATGTGAAGCCGCGTGGGCCCAGGTCGGCGCAGACGCCTTACCCACAAACTCCGGCGTCCCAAAGATGTTCTTGAACTCGTTTCCGGCTTTGATCTGGTGAGCGATCCCAAAATCAATCAGCTTGATCCGCGGGTTGGGAACGTTCTTATCCAGCAGCATGATATTCTCAGGCTgaaagataatttaaaaacattaaaaggattTTTACTTTTAGGAGTGGGGAAACTTAAAGCAACGAGGCGACATTCTTCTGTTAAACTGAGAAAATAGTCAAACATTCAATGAATAGATCCTCAAATCTGAGTTTTTTCACACCCACGCTCCAGGGGTCTTAATGTAGCTAATTTCTAaacaataaatgtaaacataaaGTCATTTAGAGCAGAAATTTCCACAATGGAGGCTGAAAAGTAAGGCTGGAAGccacggatggatggatggatggatggatggatggatgcagtaatgatggatggatggatggagtaatGATGGGTGGATCGGCAAACAGGACAGATGGATAAACAAACCAAACCTTTATCTAGGGTGTGGTGGAAAAGCTGGAAATTAAACATCTTTTACAAagtttacttcctgttttcattctTATTCACACTTCCCTTCATTCCCAGACTACATGGAACAGTGCTGAAAAACCAGCAGCATTGCTAGCTaggaattttattttgctttttccaACCCTTTACACTTTTAGTTTATTGTGTTACCAGAagaaaaaccagaaaaatgATCCTTTAGTGTGATTTCCAGTCTTACTTTTAGGCCTagtctcattttttttctgtgtgccaAACCCCTGAACCCCTTAGCTTCCCGTCAGACGGCCGACCTTCAGGTCGAAGTGAGCGATGCGCTTGGAGTGCAGGTAGTGGACGCCGTCCAGGATCTGCTTGAGGAACTGCGTGGCCTCCTCCTCCGTCAGGGACTCCTTCTCGGCCAGGAAGTCGAAGAGCTCTCCGCCCGACACCAGCTCCAGGATCAGGATcacgtccgtcttgttctcGAAGATGTCGTGCAGCGTGATGATGTTGCTGTGCTGGATCTCCCGCAGGATGTTGACCTCGCGCTCGATCTCCTCGCGGCTCACCCCGCGCCGGCTGGACGACAGGCGCCGCTTCTTGATGAACTTGGCCGCGTACTCGCCGCCCGTGCTCTTCTCCTTGCACTTACGGACGATGGCGAACTGTCCGCTGGAGAGAAAGGGGACCGGAGGCGGGTTACAGCAACGTGTCAACGGGAGCTGCGCtcatttttaaaggaaaacaccTCTCATATGTTTTATAAAagctctaaagcaggggtgtcaaacatacggcccgtgggccggatccggcccgccgaacaatttagtccggctctgtggctaaatgcattatcattataaaaaaaaaaaaaaattttttttttccctcagtgtcctgtctggcaatgtggcaataagatgccacaaagagctcgtcagatttgactttcacaagtggacaagataaaaggaacagaatgataaaacaattgaaaaaaaacatgtattttgttcaattgaaaatatgcagttcctatattgtccacgaggggtgctgtgttttaattatcagattaagcttcaggtgtggaaaaattcaaatcatttcttaatttttatctgtttgatgtattttgtcatgtaggacagtgtttttaagttccaaaaaatgtgaataaatgtttttcaacattgtattatcactgtgatcagttc
This genomic window from Fundulus heteroclitus isolate FHET01 chromosome 6, MU-UCD_Fhet_4.1, whole genome shotgun sequence contains:
- the dapk3 gene encoding death-associated protein kinase 3, yielding MAGFRQEDVELYYEMGEELGSGQFAIVRKCKEKSTGGEYAAKFIKKRRLSSSRRGVSREEIEREVNILREIQHSNIITLHDIFENKTDVILILELVSGGELFDFLAEKESLTEEEATQFLKQILDGVHYLHSKRIAHFDLKPENIMLLDKNVPNPRIKLIDFGIAHQIKAGNEFKNIFGTPEFVAPEIVNYEPLGLEADMWSIGVITYILLSGASPFLGETKQETLTNISAVNYDFDEEYFSSTSELAKDFIRRLLVKDPKKRMTIDDSLEHPWIKVIKRRNVRQEDRGHKTERRRLKTTRLKEYTIKSHSSMPPNNTYVNFERFSQVLEEIAAAEEGLKELERNQRSCQEDVAALLSIYEEKEGWYKEENQSISSDLSHIRQELQRSQSHRKKCQEDARLTMQSANNLKRKFGRLENRYEALAEQVASEVRWVEELLKSVSAEKEALGSGGAR